Proteins from one Mugil cephalus isolate CIBA_MC_2020 chromosome 15, CIBA_Mcephalus_1.1, whole genome shotgun sequence genomic window:
- the LOC125021279 gene encoding short transient receptor potential channel 2-like, with the protein MENLTPEQWREIMNKKMQFRPELITAIQEGKTELLCGLLKTGDGIIRQLDESEDRQWREALNLSIRLGSEDAMDALLQGVKFDFRQIHEALLVAVDTNQPRVVKRLLDRLDQEKGNKMDVRSFSQAIFDHSIDNSQFAPGVTPLTLACQKDLYEIVTMLTQKGHIIPWPHKISCTCLECRNGRQYDLLKFSLSRINTYRGIASRAYLSVTSEDAMLRAFSLSKELRMLSQKEPEFKPQYLSLEQLCQEFAVELLGMCRNQSEVTTILNSCGDESQDALDEQAFEEGIPNLSRLRLAVNYNQKQFVAHPICQQVLSSIWCGNLSGWRGSRTVWKLFVSVGIFLTMPILCLVYWIAPKSKIGKILKIPVIKFLLHSASYLWFLITLLGESITMELYRDKFASRQQNILHSSFHMVWVVGFFWYECKEVWIEGLRSYFLDWWNCLDMMVLSMYLASFALRVLIMLKGHFLCHDHIGTEECVYFTQTVRDSWHQEDPQLIAEVLFAVTSMLSFTRLAYILPAHESLGTLQISIGKMIDDMMRFMFILMIIGTAFLCGINNIYVPYVISPHLGRFNETFHFLFWTMFGVANQDYVDMPQFVLAEFVGRILYGIFTLVIVIVLLNMLIAMITNSFQKIEDDADVEWKFARSKLYLSYFREGLTMPVPFNIIPSPKAFFYILRGIFRRICCCCNCSPEQKYPPITSMSNDKGSEESQIPYRQQVSRALVQRYIESARREFEETKRKDIGNRITELSKAVARMHNDMKILQLVPTDDGHAASNPLTRDGSSILGKYIIGAKNNFRGFNTRQDDKNTSLKVTVHHEEGEVENEVGDSDAQQEQNQVGECGAEEPKQVTDCDVVKMEEGRAKEKLGNQNETEETEQAEADSHKNEARDEATEGTGLNRAEEKVEAEAAQDEAEKGGEGETNTGVKVSEKDVKMTPEGSVSDNVSYEKTDTKQIITKFKEIELQERKVEATWMKNRKFEHNKAEKSGVRGNTEKPGSKKTIPSPTGSSSSQDTGFGSQEGDGSIDSAVGQP; encoded by the exons ATGGAAAATCTCACG CCGGAACAATGGCGCGAGATTATGAACAAGAAGATGCAGTTCCGTCCGGAGCTCATCACGGCCATTCAGGAAGGGAAAACGGAACTGCTGTGTGGACTTTTGAAGACGGGCGATGGCATCATCCGCCAGCTGGACGAATCCGAGGATCGCCAGTGGAGGGAGGCCCTCAACCTCTCCATCCGCCTGGGCAGCGAGGATGCCATGGACGCCCTGCTGCAGGGGGTGAAGTTTGACTTTAGGCAAATTCACGAGGCCCTGCTAGTTGCTGTGGACACGAACCAGCCCAGGGTGGTGAAGCGTCTTCTTGACCGCCTGGACCAGGAGAAAGGCAACAAGATGGATGTACGATCCTTCTCTCAGGCCATCTTTGACCACTCTATCGACAACTCGCAGTTTGCACCTGGCGTGACTCCTCTGACCTTAGCCTGCCAGAAGGACCTGTATGAAATAGTCACCATGCTCACCCAAAAAGGCCACATCATCCCCTGGCCACATAAGATATCTTGTACCTGTCTGGAGTGCCGCAATGGGCGTCAGTATGACCTGCTGAAGTTCTCCTTGTCCCGTATCAATACCTACCGCGGCATCGCCAGCCGTGCCTACCTGTCCGTCACCTCTGAAGACGCCATGCTCAGAGCTTTCAGTCTCAGCAAAGAGCTCCGCATGCTGTCACAAAAAGAGCCAGAGTTCAAG CCTCAGTACCTCAGCCTGGAGCAGCTCTGCCAGGAGTTTGCCGTCGAGTTGCTGGGCATGTGTCGCAACCAGAGTGAGGTGACCACTATTCTGAACAGCTGTGGAGATGAGAGTCAGGATGCCTTAGACGAGCAGGCCTTTGAGGAGGGAATACCCAACCTGTCACGTCTGCGGCTCGCCGTTAACTACAACCAGAAACAG tttgtgGCACATCCAATCTGTCAGCAGGTGCTGTCATCCATCTGGTGTGGGAACCTTTCGGGCTGGAGAGGCAGCAGGACAGTCTGgaagttgtttgtctctgtggggATCTTTCTCACCATGCCTATTCTTTGTCTCGTCTACTGGATTGCACCAAAGTCAAAG ATAGGAAAGATCCTAAAGATTCCTGTCATCAAGTTTCTCCTACACTCTGCATCCTATCTGTGGTTTCTCATCACACTCCTCGGAGAATCGATTACCATGGAGCTATATCGAGACAAATTTGCTTCCCGGCAGCAGAACATCTTGCACAGCTCCTTCCACATGGTGTGGGTGGTTG GATTCTTCTGGTATGAGTGTAAGGAAGTGTGGATAGAGGGGCTGCGGAGTTACTTCCTAGACTGGTGGAACTGCTTGGACATGATGGTGCTCAGCATGTACCTTGCGTCCTTTGCCTTACGTGTGCTCATTATGCTCAAAGGCCACTTCCTCTGCCATGATCACATCGGCACAGAGGAGTGCGTGTACTTCACCCAGACTG TACGTGATAGCTGGCATCAGGAGGACCCTCAGCTGATTGCAGAGGTGCTGTTTGCAGTGACCAGCATGTTGAGCTTCACACGCCTGGCGTACATCCTGCCAGCCCATGAATCTCTGGGAACGCTGCAGATCTCCATAGGGAAAATGATCGACGACATGATGAG ATTCATGTTTATATTGATGATCATAGGAACAGCCTTCCTCTGCGGCATCAACAACATCTATGTTCCTTATGTCATCTCTCCTCACCTTGGCAG GTTTAACGAGACGTTCCACTTCTTATTCTGGACCATGTTTGGCGTGGCCAACCAGGACTATGTGGACATGCCTCAGTTTGTGTTGGCAGAGTTTGTAGGAAGGATTCTCTATGGCATCTTCACTCTTGTCATCGTCATTGTGCTCCTCAACATGCTCATTGCTATGATCACCAACTCCTTTCAGAAAATTGAG GATGACGCAGACGTTGAGTGGAAATTTGCCAGATCAAAGCTGTACCTCAGTTACTTTAGAGAAGGCCTCACCATGCCTGTGCCTTTCAACATCATCCCCTCACCCAAAGCTTTCTTTTATATCTTAAG GGGCATTTTCAGAcgaatctgctgctgctgcaattGTTCCCCCGAGCAAAAATATCCCCCTATAACTTCTATG TCCAACGATAAGGGATCTGAAGAAAGCCAGATACCTTACCGGCAGCAGGTGAGCAGGGCTCTGGTGCAGCGATACATTGAGTCGGCTCGCAGGGAGTTTGAGGAAACTAAGAGGAAAG ATATTGGTAATCGAATCACTGAGCTGAGTAAAGCAGTCGCCAGGATGCACAACGATATGAAAATCCTCCAGCTAGTTCCAACGGATGATGGACATGCTGCAAGCAATCCACTGACCAGGGATGGCTCTTCAATACTTGGGAAATACATCATTGGAGCCAAGAACAATTTCCGAGGTTTTAACACCAGACAAGATGACAAAAACACTTCACTCAAGGTGACAGTGCACcatgaggagggagaggtggaaAACGAAGTGGGTGACTCAGATGCACAACAGGAACAGAATCAGGTGGGCGAATGTGGGGCAGAGGAGCCGAAGCAGGTGACAGACTGCGACGTGGTGAAAATGGAGGAGGGCAGAGCTAAAGAAAAACTAGGGAATCAGAATGAAACGGAGGAAACGGAGCAAGCGGAAGCAGACAGTCATAAAAATGAAGCGAGAGACGAGGCGACAGAAGGGACGGGTTTAAATCGCGCAGAAGAGAAGGTGGAAGCCGAGGCCGCACAGGATGAGGCAgaaaagggaggggagggagagacgaACACAGGGGTGAAAGTTAGTGAAAAAGACGTGAAGATGACCCCTGAAGGCTCTGTGAGCGACAACGTAAGCTatgaaaagacagacacaaaacaaatcattacCAAGTTCAAAGAGATAGAGctgcaagaaagaaaagtggaggCAACATGGATGAAGAACAGAAAGTTTGAGCACAACAAAGCAGAGAAATCTGGCGTTAGGGGGAACACAGAAAAACCTGGAAGCAAGAAAACCATTCCCTCaccaacaggaagtagcagcTCTCAGGACACGGGCTTTGGTTCCCAGGAAGGGGACGGATCCATCGATAGCGCAGTAGGGCAGCCTTAA